gtttaaaaacaataaaacacaaATTGGGAAATGGCTCCAATTAAATTGGGCTGTCCCATGTTCCTTGGCTTTGTGCCAAGAAAGTGTCACCACATGGctgattttgtttttataagttaCCACATGGGTGAATTTTAACGCAATCCAAAGTTGGACTTCAATTTGCTTTTGTGTCAGTTATGTCATTCTGATTCTGTTACCTATGCCTTTTGCAGGTTTTCTTTGTGGATTcacttaaattttttctttccttatatGGTCACAAGCTACCTGTGCTATGTATGGATATTTCATCTGATGGCGATTTGATTGTGACTGGCTCTGCTGACAAAAATTTAAAGATCTGGGGCTTGGATTTTGGTGACTGCCATAAGTCCATTTTTGCTCATGCTGATAGGTACCGCATATTGATAAGACTTAAATTTGATGGATGTTGAGCGTTGAATAAGAATGTTTACACCCTCGAAAAATAATCTTAAGTTATTGGAATTTGAGAGTTCCTTATGTCAGTCTCCCACCTGATATTTCTTTTAGAGTTAGCAAATCTTTTTAAACAATTCTGATAATCTATTTTGGTGGCAGTGTTATGGGAGTGCAATTTGTGCACAATACTCATTACATGTTTAGTGTGGGGAAAGACCGCTTAGTAAAATACTGGGATGCTGATAAATTTGAGTTGCTTTTAACACTTGAGGGACATCATGCTGATGTTTGGTGCCTTGCAGTCAGCAACCGTGGTGATTTCATTATCACTGGATCTCACGACCGATCCATACGTCGTTGGGATCGTACTGAAGAACCATttttcattgaggttttttACTTCCATGCTAATATTGTTTAATcaaaagaaagaatagaaaCCTTAATTCAGATATATATGGATCTTTGTGATTAATGTTTAACCAAGTAAAGGTGCCTTTTGAATTTGCaggaggagaaagaaaaaaggttgGAAGAGATGTTCGAATCTGATCTTGACAATGCATTTGGAAACAGGTATGCAACCAAAGAAGAAGTCCCTGAGGAGGGTGCTGTGGCCTTAGCAGGGAAGAAGACTCAGGAAACCCTTACAGCAACCGACTTAATTATTGATGCACTAGACTTAGCAGAGGTAGAACTGAAGCGTATTGCTGAACATGAGGTGATTAATTTTTCCCATTATTGTTCCACTCTGGTTGGTATGATGTGTCCATATGCCCATTAATTACCATTGGTTGGATGGCAAAAGGAAATTTTGTGGTGGGTTTACTTGTGTTTAGGTGAGCAAAAGGTGATTTGGGACCCACATGGAAAAAGTACACTAAGTGGAAGTCCCAATTCAGTGCTCTTGCTAAaattgcttttaatttcaaactatATGGGGGAGTTGTAACaaaaattattcacaaatttttgGAACCTTTCCTGGATATTAAACCAACCCACATGCCCCCCTCCCCCTTCTTTCCCTTCATCCATTTTGTGTAGAAGGGATCTGTCATACTAATGACTTTGTCTATGGAATATCTATGACATGATTTTGGGTTCAttcttatattaattttgatttggttGGCTTTGTAACTTTCAGGATGAGAGAAACAGGGGGAAAGTTACTGAATTCCAACCAAATGTCATCATGCTTGGGCACTCGCCATCTGATTATGTTCTCCGTGCACTTTCTAATGTTCACACCAATGATCTAGAGCAGACGTTGCTGGTAAAGTGTGCTGCAATATTATCCTGAACTAAGTAGCAAGTACATGTAAATCAGTTGTACTAAAGCACTTCCCATTTCATGTGAAAGGGATCTactaaatttaaaagaaatttccCTGGATGAGCACTCGTAACCTTAAATATTTGATAGCTAAATTTCTTTTGCCAGGGTGACTTTTAATCATTGTCCATCTGAGTGCTTTGTCGTTTTATCTTAGTACAATGAAGCATGCAGCAGAGTATGGTTGAACCATGATTCTTCCTGTCCAACTCTGGATCTCCTTGTTGGGAAGAATCAACTTATTCATGCTTGTTTTGCCCTGTTCTATGTGTTAGGGATTGCTCACTGATGCCTTGCCTTAGGAACACTTCCGATCACTTTTGCTTATGTATTGTTTTAGTGTCACATATTTTTCAGCTTGTAAAAGCTAACATATAtcctttgtatacttcttgtgtacttgagcTATGTCTATTCGtgataataaaactcttattaattatcaaaaaaaaaaaaaaagctaacataaatttttttcaaagacaattgttatgttaaaaaattagtaGTAAATGATCCGCTCTTTTCTAATCCCACAAAGTACTGTTTTAGAAGTTGAAATAATGGCCCTGTTAAGTGGACAGTTTACTGATACTTTGTATACCTTGTCTTACTAggtattattagtattaatgcATGGTTACGCTTGGTTTGGTTAGGGCTCTCCCCTTTTTCATCTAGTCAGTAACATATGGAGTTTGACTGACAGTATCTTTCCTGTGCAGGCTTTACCGTTCTCTGATGCTTTGAAGCTTATATCTTACTTGAAGGATTGGACTTCAAATCCCGATAAGGTAGACGTTTCTGCCAAATCAGGTTGCAAAAACATTGGCATGCTTGGAGATAAATATGTTGCAAATGCCTGTGATTTACCAATTAACAGTGTTCTATAATTATCatccctttttttgtttttgtagtcTATCTTTTCATTGTTTATTTTAAGGTGTATGTATTTTCAATTCTAGAACCATTTATGTCACATCATCTTTTTGTAATATGTCCTTTTAAATCTTTCCCATGGGAAAGgttctgtttctctgttttgttCTCTAACCTGGAATATTAGAAGGAGTAGGCTCTATTATAAGTATTCAAATTGTAACAGCTGTTGGAGTCATACTAGTTGCATTGTGTTTGCAGGTTGAGCTCATTTGCAGGGTCGCTACAGTGCTGTTGCAGACACATCATAATCAGTTGGTTACTACCCCTGCTGCCAGACCCGTGCTTACAGTTCTTAAGAGCATTCTTTATGCAAGAGTCAAGGTAATCATAGGCTTTAGTTTTGCACTTAGAGAAGAAAGTATTTTGAATCTCatcatcaataatttctttagcAAGGTCAAGACACGTAGAATAGGAAACTTTCCTTTTCACGCCCATAAAAGTTTATCCATCTAAATGGTACCTTAGAGAAAGGTCCCACTAAGAAGATTTCTAAGGAAACCAACAATTTCATCTTTTACCCAAGAAAGTGTCCACCCTAGAACCGTCCCTACAAAAGTGACCATTTAGTTTCTCCCTTGGCAACTCTTCAACATTGGTACCTCTGTAACCTGCTGATCCGTGTCAAATTTTATCTTATCAACTCTTCATCTAatcctcatatactcatttttgCTTGTCAAGGGGCATATGATGAGACAGTAATGCATGTTAATAATTACTCTTGTATGTATAATaataccttcttcttcttctttttttttttttttttttttttttaatctaaggTGAAAATCCGGCATACATGATGTAGGAACTTGGATCttgcctttttaattttttgttttttgcatatgtattaatttgtgtTATCCACGATAAGAAGAAAAACAGGAGAAAGTTAGGATGCTTTCTTGACAACATGATGGTTTAATTTGTGTCAGGAATGCAAAGACACACTTGGTTTCAACCTTGCTGCTATGGATCATATAAAGGTGCGATTAATTCATAATCTCTCTCCTATTGTATTCAAAATATGCTATTTGGccagaaataaataaatgaatgatatgaggtgatttttgtatttgttaTTCCAGCAACTAATGGCTTCAAGATCCGATGCACCATTTCGAGATGCAAAATCAAAGTTACTAGAAATACGTGCACAACATTCAAAACGTTTAGATGCAAGGTTAGAGACAAAAGAAGAAAAgcggaaaaagaagaaacagaaGAAATGAAGTGATATGCATGCTTGGACATGAATTTTAGGGTGAGACAGTGTTCCTGATACTTTTAGAGAGGAACATATCAAGCTCGGGCGCATATGACTTTGTGAAAGCAATGCTAGCTGGAATTAAAGTTATTGGTTAATTGAAGGCTTGGATTACTATAcattcaaaagaaattccataTTTTGCACACAAGTGAGGTAAGAAAAACTGGACCAAGCATATCCTAAGGTCAATCTGGCAAACAACTCGAGATATCTTTTTTTCATGCAAATCAAGGCGGGTGGTTTTTACCTCCGTAATTTAAAGAGGGCTGTTTGCTCAGAAGTTTTGTTGCTGTCACATGAGGAATTTGAATGActtgttggtttttggttttatttttggcGGTGACCTACTGTTTCTTAACAGAACTTACAAGAAACAGTCTTGGCTTCTTCAAAACACACTTATACCGTGGATATTCTGTATTGGAGAGGCATTTATAAATTCTGATCCGAAAATGCACTTCTTTTTCTGTATCAGTAATAATTAGTATGATAAAATAGTTTCTGCAATGTAAATTGAACACTTTTAGGTGCAGTACTTGTGCCAAATTCGATATGTATCTCATTTATGACCAAACCAAAAGAAGGGCCCAGAGTCCAAACATCAGGAGCTTCTTAGATTCCGTGTTTTTAAGTTTGAACCCATGACTTTTAAGGTTTAGAAAAAGGATACATTTCCTAGGCCCATTGCGATAAAATGAGAAACAAGGTACAGGCTGCGATAAAGAATGAACCGTTCTACTGTACCGAACGAAATGAAGGCCTTCCATAAGTTTTgaacattttaatattttttttttttgcgccatcatctaaattaatttcataatttgAAGTCTTAGAACTATTTTATTGTGgatcattttgttttttaattacttcTTACTCACTTTAATGGCTAGTTACATTTTTTAATTGCTATCAAAAGAAAGACTCAATTTCCGTGGGAGGCAGTGAATGGAATGTGGTAGTAGCTATTGAAGAAAGGAAATTGCTTATGCCACAGATGatcgttattattattattttcactttatagttaagtaaatattttttcatgaatttataattttttatttattttttaaatctttttaatgaatttaaaaatataatgaaaaaaagaagaagaagataaaattaaacttgtctATAAGGTGGACTCCTTCTGTGGGAGTAGCACCGTCCATTGCTAGCCGTCCTTTTCAAAGTGATATACATGACAacaacatacatacaatatgtGGTCTCAAAGACTGATCAAGTTAAAGCAAGCAAGAAGATTGAGCTGCAGATCATCTAGACAAGAGTAGTAGcatgtagctagctagctagctagcgatTGAGATCATTAGGAGAGGAGAGGAggtttaatatataatcaatagagttatatatatatatatatatatatgaatgcacGCTTGCATGGTAGCTAGCTACCTGAAGTTTTTGCCTTCGAAAGTCTGACCGAACTGCCATGTCTTGGGGGCAATGTGCCAAGAGGTCGAGTATCTACCATCACTTGCTCTAACCCTGAAGGTGAGTGATTCCCCTACCATCATTGCATCGGTTTGCCACTTCTGTCCCCAACCCCGTTTCATTAATGTCCATTTAAGCTTCTTGCTACCCTTCACTTGCAAGCTCGACACATCTCCAGCACCCCCCACATTCCATACTAATACTTGGTTGAAATATGGATTCCCCGTTATGGTGAAACGAATGCCTCCTTGCTTCCGGCATGGAACcctgcacatatatatatatatatatatatatattagtatatttaattgtgaaataGAAACCGATCGATGAACAAGATCATTTTGAAGCAAGCTGGTAGCtaggaatatttaattaattaacctGCGGTATTGGACAGGAATGATGCCAGCCGTGTAAGACTGCACAATCTTGAGGAAAGCAGGCTTTGCAAGATCAAAATGCTCACGAGGAGGGTTGCACCAGCCTCCATTGTCATTTGCTTGATAGTAGTTAGGAGGGCAGTGGTTGGTGGCAGTGACGAAGAGAGAAGGGCGACCTAGATTGCACCATTGAGGGTCATTCCAACATTTTATTTCATAACAAGCTCCGCATGTCTGACCATTATTGAACAGAACTGAGCTTAGTGCTGCTGTACTGTCGAGCCCATACCCTTCTTTCACCACGTCTTCGTATCCACAAGCTCCCCCTATTtacacatgcatacatacatgtatatatgttCACAAACGTACGAGTAGTTGCATCTTAAATTTTCCCAATTACCTAAGCGAGCACATGTACAACTACGTACtgataaatatatatgcatatattttgCATGAATCGATGATCTGCGTAATATTTGCATATTTAGGCATGCACCAGGCAGCAGGCAAAgggaaaaatagaaaacaatatCAATCTTATTAACTTGCAGCTTGCTAGTTAGAATTTCCAGGCCTGACAGTACCTCTCTGCATTTGTGTTGTTCATCCTAAAAAAATGATGTCGGGAGAAAAAATTTCTCATGGGCCAGAAactattttataagaaacagAAGAAATTAGCTAGAATTGTCTTATTCTTGCTTCTTATCCAAAACAAagaatctaaaaaaatattttgtttttatttttttttttccataaaaggAAAATCAAGCAATGATAAATAAGTCtcataacaaaataaaagaaagggtGGGTATTAATAATGGTGATACCGAATGTTCCCGAGCCGCCTTCGTAGAAGGTTGCACTAGCCTGCTTCCAGGGGCCGGGCTTGAACTTGGGCCTATGGTGCTTGAGCAAAGTCGCTCGCTCTGCATGGTGATGATGACCTCCCCTTTTCCATGCATTGGCATTATGAGGCAGTACTGCAATTAGCAGCAACAATGAAACCGCGAGGGCTTGTAATGGCGAAGCCATGGGGACAAAAACTGAGTGGGGCGATGGGAAGGTTTTTATGGGGAAGAGAGCGATGGGCGATGGCGTTTCCTACTTCTTTCTCTTATAtagcttttccttttccttttttatattttttccaatTTCACTATAGAGGTGGCCTGTATATATGGTACTAGATTTAACTTCAGTTCGTTATACCCAATttggttaattatattttgaaagGGTGCTATTTTTATGATGCAGTTATAAGGTGGTGGTGCTTGTCCTTTCCCACTCTGCCTAACCAcattgaataataaaaaaggaaaactttTGTTATCTTTGTAACCTCTCTTGCAATAGCcccatgttcttttttttttttttttggaaatgtAGGATCCATTTTCCTTCATGGCAGCCATAACGAATGAGACGTTTTCCTTCAAGATGCATGCTATAATATCTATCAAACTAAATTGGTTGATTTTCCAATTTACATGACATTAATGCGACTGGTCTGCACGTTTATAGAGAGAaccaaattatttatctatCGATTTGTTTGTTCCAACACGAGACGAGGGACCAACtaaagcaggaaaaaaaaaaaagtttattccATGCTATTTTGTTTCTCTAATAAGCAGCAAAGAGAATACAAAGTTCACAGAGAAGGGATTGTCCACATGTTTCCAACTATAGACCAACCTGACCAGAACCAGCAAATAATCAGATTAATATCGGTGTAGAAGTTGCTTGTATGCATCCTTATGCTGCGAGTAATAATCAATCTCCGCCTGCAAACAAGAAATCACACAGCATTGTAATTTGCATTCaaaactgaagaaaaaaaaaaccttttaatAATGGTTCAATAACAGCATTTTATAACTCATCCTGTAATTTGTCAGGTATAAATTTTGCTATCTGGGAGAGTAAGGACTTAAAAGTGTGCTCTATACCTTTGATGCGTCAGCTGAGCCTATATTTGACATTTCCTAATTCATATTTGCGATTAATTGATAAGCGAAGTAC
This sequence is a window from Carya illinoinensis cultivar Pawnee chromosome 9, C.illinoinensisPawnee_v1, whole genome shotgun sequence. Protein-coding genes within it:
- the LOC122277712 gene encoding expansin-A4-like; translation: MASPLQALAVSLLLLIAVLPHNANAWKRGGHHHHAERATLLKHHRPKFKPGPWKQASATFYEGGSGTFGGACGYEDVVKEGYGLDSTAALSSVLFNNGQTCGACYEIKCWNDPQWCNLGRPSLFVTATNHCPPNYYQANDNGGWCNPPREHFDLAKPAFLKIVQSYTAGIIPVQYRRVPCRKQGGIRFTITGNPYFNQVLVWNVGGAGDVSSLQVKGSKKLKWTLMKRGWGQKWQTDAMMVGESLTFRVRASDGRYSTSWHIAPKTWQFGQTFEGKNFR